The genomic window TACCAACTTCAGGCATCCCAGCGTTATCAACGAATTCTCTTGCTGCCTTATTGAGGGGAAAAATTCGTTCCACCGTGCCGTCAACACTGACTATCAAACTGTACTCTAATGTTTGTCCTAGTCCAGTAGGTGGTTGCCAACGCTTTCTTAAATATTCTCTAGCTTCTGCTACTTGAGGTGTATCAAATAAGGTGCCAGTAGCCACTTGTGTGGATGTGGGGGGTTTGCGTCCGTCCCCTAATTGATCGATAAAGGGATTATTCTGGGCAGTTCTAGAGGAGGGAAGTTGTGAAGCAGGTTTCTCTCCTGGAGAAGATTGCTGTAGGGAATTGATTGTTTCGTCTAGTTGTTGTGAGTTTAGTGGCGAGGGTTGGGTAGAGGTATTGCCACGATTATTATTGGGTATGATGTCAAGAGACGGGGGGGGGACTGGTGAGATATTAGTTGGTAAGCTGCCTGCGTTAGAAGATAGTCTAGGTGGCAAATTGCGCCGCAGAGGGAGAGTACCAGCTTGGGGACTTGATCCCGTAAGGTTCTGTCCAAGATTTGGTAATATGGCAATTTCCTGGCCTGGGATTTTGCTGGATGGTGCGTTAGAGAAGCTCGCCGTTGGCGAAGCCTCTCGTAGAGAAGGCATCGCTCGATTGGTAGGAAGGGTTGAAGTCTTGCTCTGAGGTATAGTCAGTGCATTATTTGGAAATAGAGGTGGCGGTGTAGAAAAACTGGAACTAGGGGCTGTTAAAGGTGCTTGAGGCAAACTAGATGTGGGAAGTGGAGGGGTGGAACCCAGCAAATTATCTGATGGAGTGGTAAGTCCGGGTTGAGGCGTAGGGAAGTTTAGTGAGGATGAAGGTTCTAAAGCAGTCTTTACGGCTGCTGAATCTGCTGTTTTGACTGGCTGCTGTTGCTTTTCCCTAATGTTATTAGCATATTGCCAAGTAACTGGTAAAAAACCTACACCTAATACTAAT from Nostoc sp. UHCC 0926 includes these protein-coding regions:
- a CDS encoding DUF4335 domain-containing protein translates to MPLSNSVIRRYTPPTCTLEVFAQSSPLSRWMGKTVLKHLSFELRFDDPRLPEENRVPIRGDRDQLEALCDAVTTYVQQFLQQSPESFWVSFSSTQESTTALGEPELKSSTKTLNSFSTQIPGANIHLEPSSYLTHNLFLGSLANHSSGPVIQLTLLQLFDLASALDEYLTDVMALPTLNSTSSTLRFPAWAPVAAVLVLGVGFLPVTWQYANNIREKQQQPVKTADSAAVKTALEPSSSLNFPTPQPGLTTPSDNLLGSTPPLPTSSLPQAPLTAPSSSFSTPPPLFPNNALTIPQSKTSTLPTNRAMPSLREASPTASFSNAPSSKIPGQEIAILPNLGQNLTGSSPQAGTLPLRRNLPPRLSSNAGSLPTNISPVPPPSLDIIPNNNRGNTSTQPSPLNSQQLDETINSLQQSSPGEKPASQLPSSRTAQNNPFIDQLGDGRKPPTSTQVATGTLFDTPQVAEAREYLRKRWQPPTGLGQTLEYSLIVSVDGTVERIFPLNKAAREFVDNAGMPEVGKPFVSANPRGQNLRIRVVLSPDGKVQTFADE